The Patescibacteria group bacterium genome window below encodes:
- a CDS encoding reverse transcriptase domain-containing protein yields the protein MIKFSLEDLYKAYFDARKNKRSTINALNFEIDFERKIQRLYEDLLSGQYQIGRSICFVIFYPVQREILASGFRDRVVHHLIYNYLNPLCERRFIKDSYACRKNKGPHFGIKRADYFIRSCSANYTQPCHILKLDIKSYFMSIDRFLLYKKVCSLVESGDFSYETKKFLLNTLKKIIFHNYVDNCFRKGGLAKWQRLPKDKSLFNAPAGKGLPIGNLTSQLFGNLYLNDFDHFIKSSFPGIFYARYMDDMIFVHQDKDFLFKLIPVLKNYLVKNLLINIHDKKIYCQSMDKGINFLGCVIKPHRLYLRTRVKTNLYRKIRTLDLNSLDSFMQKRKNLSLINSYLGTISHYNTFKLRQKVCSAIGEGFSGRVFFNDNYTKMLGYF from the coding sequence ATGATAAAATTTTCATTGGAAGATTTATATAAGGCCTATTTTGATGCCAGAAAAAATAAGCGTTCAACTATTAATGCTTTGAATTTTGAGATTGATTTTGAAAGAAAAATACAAAGACTTTACGAAGATTTATTGTCCGGTCAATATCAAATAGGCAGAAGTATTTGTTTTGTAATTTTTTATCCGGTACAAAGGGAAATTTTGGCCTCCGGTTTTCGCGATAGGGTCGTTCATCACCTCATTTACAACTATTTAAACCCTTTATGCGAGAGACGTTTTATTAAGGATTCTTATGCTTGCCGGAAAAACAAGGGGCCTCATTTTGGAATTAAAAGAGCTGATTATTTTATTCGTTCTTGTTCGGCTAATTATACTCAGCCTTGTCATATTTTAAAACTGGATATAAAGAGCTATTTTATGTCCATAGATCGTTTTTTACTTTACAAAAAAGTTTGTTCCTTAGTAGAGAGTGGAGACTTTAGCTATGAAACCAAAAAATTTCTTTTAAACACCCTTAAAAAAATAATTTTTCATAATTATGTTGATAATTGTTTTAGGAAAGGAGGGCTTGCCAAATGGCAAAGGTTGCCGAAGGATAAAAGTCTTTTTAATGCTCCAGCTGGCAAAGGTTTACCGATAGGTAATTTAACCTCCCAACTTTTCGGCAATCTTTATTTAAATGATTTTGATCATTTTATAAAGTCATCTTTTCCCGGAATCTTTTACGCCAGATATATGGATGATATGATTTTTGTTCATCAAGATAAGGATTTTTTGTTTAAATTGATCCCTGTTTTAAAAAACTACTTGGTTAAAAATTTACTTATTAACATCCACGATAAAAAGATATATTGCCAATCAATGGATAAGGGCATTAATTTTTTGGGTTGTGTTATTAAGCCTCACAGATTATATTTAAGAACCAGAGTAAAGACCAATTTATATCGAAAAATAAGAACTTTAGACTTAAATAGTCTGGATTCTTTTATGCAAAAAAGAAAGAATTTAAGTTTAATTAATTCTTATCTTGGAACAATTTCTCATTACAATACCTTTAAGCTCCGACAAAAGGTTTGTTCGGCTATTGGTGAAGGTTTTTCAGGTAGGGTCTTCTTTAATGATAATTACACTAAAATGCTTGGTTATTTTTAA
- a CDS encoding four helix bundle protein has product MNHYANLPVYKASYDLVIKIHIFSKNLSRESRYTSGQNLKNLCMDLLICIYKANRLKNKVGNIETAREILEVIKIHIRVLKDLKEVSLKKFIEINEILENISKQLVGWHKKYLSSDGPEFLSVKAAKREPLPVQ; this is encoded by the coding sequence ATGAATCATTATGCAAATCTACCTGTGTATAAAGCAAGTTATGATCTTGTTATAAAGATACATATTTTTTCCAAAAATTTAAGCAGGGAAAGCAGATATACTTCCGGGCAAAATTTAAAAAATTTATGTATGGATCTTTTGATTTGTATTTATAAAGCTAATCGTTTAAAGAATAAGGTCGGTAATATTGAAACTGCCAGGGAAATTTTGGAAGTTATTAAAATACATATTAGAGTTTTAAAAGATCTTAAAGAGGTGAGTTTAAAAAAGTTTATTGAGATAAATGAGATTTTGGAAAACATCTCCAAGCAATTGGTTGGTTGGCATAAAAAATATTTATCATCTGATGGGCCGGAATTTTTGTCGGTTAAGGCCGCAAAAAGAGAGCCCCTTCCAGTCCAATAA